The nucleotide window TTCACCAAGACCCGGATCGCGCCCTACAAATGCCCGCGCGAGATCGTCTTTTGCACCTCCCTGCCGCGGACCCCGACCGGCAAGCTCCAGCGCTTCCGGCTGCGCGACCCCCTCTAGAGTGACCCGGTGAACGACCAGCAGACGCAGCGCACCCCACGGTCCCTGATCGTGACGTTCTACGGCGCCTACGGCCGCGGTGAGCCCGGCGGCGCGGGCCGGGCCGCTCCGGTGCCGGTCGCCGCCCTGATCCGGCTGCTCGGCGCGCTCGGGGTGGATCCGCCGTCGGTGCGCTCCGCGGTCTCCCGGCTCAAGCGGCGCGGACTGCTGGTCCCCGCGCGCACGGACACCGGGGCGGCGGCCTACGGGCTGTCCGACGACGCCCGCCAGCTCCTGGAGGACGGCGACCGCCGGATCTTCGGCCGGCCGGCCGCGCGGCTGTCCGACGGCTGGGTGCTCGCCGTCTTCTCCGTCCCCGAGGAGGAGCGGCACAAACGGCATCTGCTGCGCTCCCGGCTGGCGCGCCTGGGTTTCGGCACCGCCGCGCCAGGGGTGTGGATCGCCCCCGCACAGCTCTACGAGGAGACCCGGCACACCCTCCAGCGGCTGCAACTGGACCCGTACGTCGATCTGTTCACCGGTGACCACGCCGGATTCGCCCCCACGGCCGACGCGGTGGCGCGGTGGTGGGACCTCGATGCCGTGGCCGCGGCGCACCGCGCCTTCCTCGCCGCGCAGGAGCCCGTCCTGCACCGCTGGTCACCGCGCCGCCAGGTGCCCCCCGAGGCGGCCTACCGTGACTATCTGCTGGCGCTGGACGCCTGGCGTCAGCTGCCCTATGCGGATCCCGGACTGCCCTCTCCCCTCCTGCCTGAGGACTGGCCGGGGGGCCGCGCGGCGGAGGTGTTCGGCCTGCTGCACGCCAAACTGCACACCGCCGGGGCCCGTTACGCACACGAGCTGACGACCTAGCGCCCCCTGCCCCGGTCTCAGCGCCGGCGCTGCTGGGCCCCCACGGGCACGCCCGACCGCGGCCTGGCGGCGGCGATCACGGAGACCACGTCCTTGAAGGAGCTGCACATCCGGGTGCCGGCGACCCCGGCGAGCTCGCCGAACTTGCCGACCCCGTAGGTCACCGCGACCGGCTCCATGCGCGCGGTGACGGCCATCCGCATGTCCCCCACGGTGTCCCCCACATACGCGCTCTGCCAGGTCGCGACGCCGAGCCGGCCGGCGGCCCGCAGGACCATCTCCGGGTGCGGCTTGCCGCGCCGGACCATGTCCTGGCCGATGACCGGACCGACCAGATCACGGATGCCCATGACGTCGAGGAGCGCCTCGGCGCTGCGGGTGGTCTTGGACGTGGCGACGGCGAGCTCGACGCCGTGGGCGCGCAGCGCGGACAGCCCCGCGGTCACGCCGGGGAAGAGCAGCTGCGGCCCCTGGCACAGGACTTCGTAGGAGAACAGCTCGCGGTAGCGGGAGATGGCGGCCTGCACCCGGCCGTCCTCCTCGGGCAGGCCGAGCAGCCGGCCGAAGGCGGGGCCGGGGGGTTTGCCGATCGCGGCGGCGGCCTGCCGCGGGGTCACGGCACAGCCCTGTTCCGAGGCAACCTTGACGAGAAGTTTGCTGATGGCGGGGAGAGTGTTGGCGAGGGTGCCGTCCAGATCGAAGACGGCGGCCCTGATGGTTTCACCGCCGGCGCCCCGCGCGCCTCTCACGGGACGTTCGCCGACTTCCGTTGCTACGCGCATGGCTGAGACCTTTCCGGATTCCTATGGGTGCAGGGGCTCGGGTGACGTTGCTGGCTCGGCCGGCCGGGCGGCCCGCGGTCGACGACTGGTGAAGGCAGAGGCGGTCTCGCCATGGCGCACCACTGTCCTAGGGCGGTACGCGACCGTCGCGGCGGCTGCGTCGGAAGACCTCGTCCCGTTTACCGCCTTCGGAGATTTAAAAACCGCCTGCGCTGTTTGTCAATGCATCGTTACCGGCCCTGACGGGTCGACAACACTCCGCTCCACGGCCAGACTGGGTACGCACCGCACCTCTTGAGCCCCCGAAGATCCGAACAGGCGACCGGGCGTCAGCTTCGCGTCAGGGAGCGCCAGTTCTGGCCAATCCGGGGAAGCATACCGAACCGCATGGTTGGTTTTCTATGTAGACTGCATTGAGCTCGCAGCCGTACTAGAGACGGGACGGACACCGTGCCCACCCAGCATCGCGCCATCCAGAGCCGCCAGGCACTCATCCGCTCGGCCGCAGAGACCTTCCTGGAGAAGGGGGTACCCGCAGCGGGCATGGTCGAGATCAGCCGGCGGGCCCGGCTGAGCAAAGGTGCCCTCTACTTCCACTTCACGTCCAAGGACGACCTCACGCTCGCGGTGCGCGACGCCGCGCTCGCCACGCTGCAGGAGGTGGAGGAGGCCTTCGCCCGCTCCCCGCAGCCGCTGACCACCGCCGTACGGGACTTCACCGTCGAGCTGTTCGGCCGGGTGCGGTCGGACGCCGTACTGCGCGCCGGACTGCGGCTGCGGCCGGAGACCGCGCCGGGACTCGGTATCTACGCCCTGGAGCAGCGCTGGTACGCGCTCTTCCTCGACAAGGCGGTGACCTGCGGGCCGTGCGGGCCGGCCGGCTCGCATGCGCCGGACGCCGAACCGCGCCGGACGGCCCAGCTGTTGACCTCGCTCGTGGTGGGCCTGCTCCACCTGGGCGGCGAGGACGGAACGTGGTGGGACCAGGAGTCGATCGTCGGCATGTGGGCGCTGCTGCCGGCCGCGCCGGGCCGGATCGCGGCCGCCGGCATCCCGGCACCGGCGCAGCTCCCGGCGGCCGGCTGACCGGCGCGGCCGCCGGCCCGGCCGACAGCGCCCCGGCCCCCGCGCCCCGCCCTCACAACTCGACCAGCACGGACCCGATATGACGCCCCTGCGTGAGTTCGCACAGCGCCTGTGGCGCCTGCTCGATCCCCTGGAGAAGGGTGTGCGGGAAGACCAGCGAGCCCTCCCGCAAGCCCTGCCCGAACTCCTTGGTCCACTCCTGCGGCAGATCCGGATGCGCGTACAGTCCGAAGCCGCGCAGCGTCACCCGGCGCGTGATGATCAGCCCCGTGTCCAGCTCCAGCGGGGTCAGGGCACCGCCGCTGTTGCCCAACTGGCTGGAGAGCGCGCCGACGAGCGCGAACCGCGCATCGGGGCGGGCCACCGCCAGCGCCGCCGGGAGCTGCTCGCCGCCCACGGTGTCCAGCAGCACGTCGATCCCGCCCGGCGCGGCCCGGCGCAGCTGTCGTTCGATCGGCCCGGCCCCGCGCACGATCGTGTCGTCGTACCCCAACTCGGCACGCAGCCGGACCGCCTTGCGCTCCGAACCGGTGCTGCCCACGACCCGGCCGGCCCCCAGCCGGCGCGCGAGCTGCCCGGCCAGGCTGCCCACGCCACCCGCGGCGCCCGTGATGAAGACGGTGTCCCCCGGCCGTACCTCCGCGGCCCGGCGCAGCGCGCCCCAGGCGGTCGCCCCCTGCGACAGGTGCGCGGCGGGCGTCGGCAGAGCGTCCGGGTCGAGCCGCCGCAGGCGCGACTCCTCGACGACCGCGAACTCCCGCCAGCCGTAGGGGTGGTGGACCAGCTCCCCGGGGGTGAAGCCGCCGCCGGGAGCGGTCACGACCTCGCCGACCGCGGCGCCCCACAGCGCCTTCCCCGGGACGAATGACGGCATCGGCAGCGGCACTTTGGTCATCTGTGTCCGCATCGCAGCGGTCACCGCCATCACACGGGTACGCACCAGTACCTGCCCCGGTCCGGGGACCGGCACCGGGACCTCGGCGATCGTGAAATGACCCGCCGTCACTTCACCTTCGGCCTGGTCGGCGAGCCGGACTTCGCGGTGTACGGCCGGTATGGCGGGGACGACGGTGGGGGACATCGGACAGCTCCTCGCGCTCGTATCACTCTTCGGTGCCGTACCGGACCGCGACGCGGGATCGCGCCACCGAAGCGGGCGCAAATCAATACCGCATGGTTGGCTTCTTTATGATGCGGAAATAGACTGCGCGGCCACGGGCGACGGGTCGCACTCAGGCACAACAACTCCAAGAGAGCATACGGAGGATGATCGGTGGTCAAGCAGGAACGCGCAGTGCGCACCCGACGGGCCGTCCTCGAAGCGGCGGCTCATGTCATCGGCACCCGCGGATACCAGGCCGCCACGATGGCAGAGATCATCCAGCGCGCCGGGGTCACCAAGGGCGCCGTGTACTTCCATTTCACGTCCAAGGACGCACTGGCCCGCGCGGTCATCACGGAGCAGACCGATCCATTTTTGCCCCAGGTCAGCGAGTCGCGGCTGCAGGACGCCATCGACTTCACCCACCAGGTGGCGCTGGCCCTGCGCAGCGATCCGCTGCTGCAGGCCGGCACCCGTATCGCGGTCGAGACGACCTTCAGCGAGAACCCGCTGGTGCCGTACCAGGCCTGGACCGACATCATCACCACGATGTTCACCGAGGCCCGCGACAACGGGGAATTACTGCCCGGCGTGGCACCGGACCGGGCGGCCGAGTTCTTCGTCGCCGCCTACATGGGCGTGCAGCTGTTCTCCCGGGCCGCCACCAACCGCGCCGACCTCCCGGAGCGCGTCACGGCCCTGTGGAAGCACACCCTGCCGGGTCTGGCGTCCCCCGGCGCGCTGAGCCACCTGGATCCGCACGGCCGTTGTGTGACGATCCCGGTCTGACCCCCACCGTCCACCGCCCCGATGTATCCGGGGCCCGTTCGGCACTGGAAAACAAACCACATGGTCCGTATCTTAGTGTGGCAGGACGGTTACAAAGGCTCAGCCCGCCGGGGCGCGAAGAGCCGCACCTCAGAAAGGAACCACTATGGCCAGCGCCACGCTCGCGCCGTATGTGCGCGATGAGCGCCCTGACATCGGAGGCGAGGACGCCAACGGAAGCCGACCGTCCGCTCTCACCAGCACGGTGCCGCGGGAGTACGTGCACCGGACCGCCATCTCCGAAGTCTTCCTGACCAACTGGCGCCGCGGCGCCGCCGACGGCTGGGTGGTCAGCGCCCAGTGGCCGCGCGCCCACACCTTCTACGGCCCGCGCCACGGTCTGCACGACCCGATTCTGCTGATAGAAACGGTGCGGCAGGCCGGGATATTACTGAGCCATGTCGCACACCAGGTGCCGCTCGACCACCCGATCATCTGGCAGCGGGTCCGCTACGACCTCTTACCGGAGGCACTGCGCACCACCGGACAGCCCGCCGAGATCGAACTGCACGTCACCGACCACGACATGATCTACCGCGGCAAGCGGCTGGCCACCGCCCGCCAGGAGTTCCGGATCC belongs to Streptomyces sp. NBC_01454 and includes:
- a CDS encoding TetR/AcrR family transcriptional regulator, producing MPTQHRAIQSRQALIRSAAETFLEKGVPAAGMVEISRRARLSKGALYFHFTSKDDLTLAVRDAALATLQEVEEAFARSPQPLTTAVRDFTVELFGRVRSDAVLRAGLRLRPETAPGLGIYALEQRWYALFLDKAVTCGPCGPAGSHAPDAEPRRTAQLLTSLVVGLLHLGGEDGTWWDQESIVGMWALLPAAPGRIAAAGIPAPAQLPAAG
- a CDS encoding HAD family hydrolase; the protein is MRVATEVGERPVRGARGAGGETIRAAVFDLDGTLANTLPAISKLLVKVASEQGCAVTPRQAAAAIGKPPGPAFGRLLGLPEEDGRVQAAISRYRELFSYEVLCQGPQLLFPGVTAGLSALRAHGVELAVATSKTTRSAEALLDVMGIRDLVGPVIGQDMVRRGKPHPEMVLRAAGRLGVATWQSAYVGDTVGDMRMAVTARMEPVAVTYGVGKFGELAGVAGTRMCSSFKDVVSVIAAARPRSGVPVGAQQRRR
- a CDS encoding MDR family NADP-dependent oxidoreductase, which codes for MSPTVVPAIPAVHREVRLADQAEGEVTAGHFTIAEVPVPVPGPGQVLVRTRVMAVTAAMRTQMTKVPLPMPSFVPGKALWGAAVGEVVTAPGGGFTPGELVHHPYGWREFAVVEESRLRRLDPDALPTPAAHLSQGATAWGALRRAAEVRPGDTVFITGAAGGVGSLAGQLARRLGAGRVVGSTGSERKAVRLRAELGYDDTIVRGAGPIERQLRRAAPGGIDVLLDTVGGEQLPAALAVARPDARFALVGALSSQLGNSGGALTPLELDTGLIITRRVTLRGFGLYAHPDLPQEWTKEFGQGLREGSLVFPHTLLQGIEQAPQALCELTQGRHIGSVLVEL
- a CDS encoding PaaX family transcriptional regulator, giving the protein MNDQQTQRTPRSLIVTFYGAYGRGEPGGAGRAAPVPVAALIRLLGALGVDPPSVRSAVSRLKRRGLLVPARTDTGAAAYGLSDDARQLLEDGDRRIFGRPAARLSDGWVLAVFSVPEEERHKRHLLRSRLARLGFGTAAPGVWIAPAQLYEETRHTLQRLQLDPYVDLFTGDHAGFAPTADAVARWWDLDAVAAAHRAFLAAQEPVLHRWSPRRQVPPEAAYRDYLLALDAWRQLPYADPGLPSPLLPEDWPGGRAAEVFGLLHAKLHTAGARYAHELTT
- a CDS encoding ScbR family autoregulator-binding transcription factor, producing the protein MVKQERAVRTRRAVLEAAAHVIGTRGYQAATMAEIIQRAGVTKGAVYFHFTSKDALARAVITEQTDPFLPQVSESRLQDAIDFTHQVALALRSDPLLQAGTRIAVETTFSENPLVPYQAWTDIITTMFTEARDNGELLPGVAPDRAAEFFVAAYMGVQLFSRAATNRADLPERVTALWKHTLPGLASPGALSHLDPHGRCVTIPV